The Allorhodopirellula heiligendammensis genome includes a window with the following:
- a CDS encoding PH domain-containing protein — translation MVSDPFDITRIERPDPALLRYYILCSLASGPLFPLVLIPLLCRYYTLRYRFDDRGISLSWGVLFRSETYLTYKRIQDIHLNRNIIQRWLGLATLTVQTASGAATPEMKIEGVLEAEPLRDYLYSQMRGTRHENDVSESTLPPASISSVPAGEEDVLQLLMGIRDSIDVLTRRIATMEERQ, via the coding sequence ATGGTATCCGACCCCTTTGACATCACTCGTATCGAGCGGCCTGATCCGGCGCTGCTCCGCTACTACATCTTGTGTTCGCTCGCGTCGGGGCCGTTGTTCCCACTCGTGCTGATTCCGTTGTTGTGCCGCTACTACACGCTCAGGTACCGCTTTGACGATCGGGGCATCTCGCTGTCTTGGGGAGTTCTGTTTCGTTCAGAAACGTATCTTACTTATAAACGGATCCAGGATATTCACCTCAACCGCAACATCATTCAGCGGTGGCTGGGGTTGGCGACTTTGACAGTGCAAACCGCATCGGGAGCGGCTACGCCCGAAATGAAGATTGAAGGGGTCTTGGAGGCCGAGCCGCTGCGCGACTACCTGTATTCACAAATGCGGGGTACACGTCACGAAAACGATGTGAGCGAGTCAACCTTGCCGCCTGCATCGATCTCGAGCGTCCCAGCGGGTGAGGAGGATGTGCTGCAGTTGCTCATGGGCATCCGTGATAGCATTGATGTACTGACGCGTCGTATCGCGACGATGGAGGAGCGGCAATGA
- a CDS encoding fructose bisphosphate aldolase encodes MSVYDEQFEVIRNRPGFIAALDQSGGSTPKALAAYGVDENAWSNEDEMFQVVHEMRTRIITADSFNSTRIVGAILFEDTLNRKIESKRTGDYLWNVKRIAPFLKVDLGLADEADGVQLMKPIPTLANSLANAKLQPVFGTKMRSVIRHASPSGIKAIVDQQFEVAAQIMDAALMPIIEPEIDIHCPEKLEAERLLRQTLVEKLDGLPADRVVMLKLTLPEVDNHYESLVAHHNVLKVVALSGGYSRDEANLRLSRQQGVIASFSRALADGLHADQSDQQFDNMLNESITSIFEASIA; translated from the coding sequence ATGAGTGTTTACGACGAACAGTTTGAAGTCATTCGCAACCGGCCTGGATTCATCGCCGCCTTGGATCAAAGCGGTGGCAGCACGCCCAAGGCGTTGGCCGCGTATGGCGTCGACGAAAACGCATGGAGCAACGAGGACGAGATGTTCCAGGTGGTCCATGAGATGCGCACACGCATCATCACTGCTGACAGCTTCAATTCCACTCGGATCGTCGGCGCGATCCTATTCGAGGACACACTGAATCGTAAAATCGAGTCAAAACGCACCGGAGATTACCTCTGGAACGTCAAACGGATCGCGCCCTTCTTGAAAGTCGACCTGGGGCTAGCCGACGAAGCCGACGGAGTGCAGCTCATGAAGCCGATCCCGACCCTGGCCAACAGTCTCGCCAATGCGAAACTGCAGCCTGTCTTCGGAACGAAGATGCGATCAGTGATCCGACACGCCAGCCCGTCCGGAATCAAAGCGATCGTGGATCAGCAATTCGAAGTCGCTGCACAGATCATGGACGCCGCGCTGATGCCGATCATTGAGCCGGAGATCGACATTCATTGCCCCGAGAAACTTGAAGCGGAGCGTCTTTTGCGGCAGACGCTCGTTGAAAAACTCGATGGTTTACCTGCGGATCGAGTGGTGATGTTGAAGCTGACCCTGCCCGAGGTCGATAACCATTACGAATCGCTGGTGGCGCATCACAACGTGCTCAAGGTAGTCGCCTTGTCGGGCGGCTACAGTCGCGACGAGGCCAATCTTCGGCTTAGCCGCCAGCAAGGCGTCATTGCCAGCTTCTCGCGTGCGCTCGCCGACGGCCTCCACGCCGACCAATCCGATCAGCAGTTTGACAATATGCTCAACGAGTCGATCACTTCCATTTTCGAGGCCTCGATTGCGTGA
- a CDS encoding PH domain-containing protein — MNALNMSMPEEYGGRVYEGIWRILASWFRVPRQPPELPQQANETIASRRPAPGFLRYLRFGFAILMAILCLVTAVGWLAVTIASPALGLVVLLPVVLLMAGWLAIGWVAIRLRYDTTWYVFSDRSMRLRRGIWLIREITITFENIQNVQTRQGPLQRFFGIADVIVETAGGGASPQGGPSTGHQGLIEGISDAAELRDAIREKIAASRTTGLGDEHEPRDQQRECRWSPQQIAVLREIDLLLRTSSDR, encoded by the coding sequence ATGAACGCTCTCAACATGTCCATGCCGGAGGAATATGGCGGACGCGTGTACGAAGGCATCTGGCGGATCCTGGCCAGTTGGTTTCGAGTGCCACGCCAGCCACCGGAATTGCCACAGCAGGCGAACGAGACGATCGCATCGCGGCGGCCTGCGCCTGGATTTTTGAGATACCTTCGCTTTGGATTTGCAATTCTGATGGCGATTTTATGCCTTGTCACAGCTGTGGGCTGGCTCGCAGTCACCATCGCGTCGCCCGCCCTAGGATTGGTTGTTCTGTTGCCGGTGGTCCTGTTGATGGCCGGATGGCTGGCAATTGGCTGGGTCGCGATCCGGCTACGCTATGATACGACGTGGTACGTGTTCAGTGACCGCAGCATGCGACTACGGCGTGGGATCTGGCTTATTCGCGAGATTACGATCACGTTTGAAAACATCCAGAACGTGCAAACTCGCCAGGGGCCCCTGCAGCGTTTCTTTGGAATTGCTGATGTGATCGTGGAAACGGCGGGAGGCGGAGCGTCACCGCAAGGAGGCCCGTCGACCGGTCATCAAGGTTTGATTGAAGGGATTTCCGATGCCGCTGAACTGCGAGACGCGATTCGCGAAAAAATCGCCGCCAGCCGCACGACAGGCCTCGGCGACGAGCATGAGCCGCGCGATCAACAGCGGGAGTGTCGTTGGAGTCCTCAACAGATTGCGGTTTTACGAGAAATTGATTTGCTGTTGCGCACTTCAAGCGACAGATAA
- a CDS encoding (Fe-S)-binding protein, producing the protein MNVALFVPCYIDQFFPDVAIATLELLEAQGVTVHFPPSQTCCGQPMANTGCSAEAAPVARQFVEMFAGYDAVVCPSGSCVSMVRNHYGDYFAPDDEQFTQVRDATFELCEFLVDRLNVREIEGRFPHKVSIHSSCHGLRELRLGPCSEQQTPRENRLRILLESLADVEIMPLTRIDECCGFGGTFAVTERETSVAMGVDRVQDHIAAGSEVMIAGDMSCLMHMQGLISRRKMPLRVMHIAQALAGRELAPSP; encoded by the coding sequence ATGAACGTTGCTCTGTTCGTTCCCTGTTATATCGATCAGTTTTTTCCCGATGTCGCCATCGCGACGCTTGAACTGCTCGAGGCTCAGGGCGTCACCGTCCACTTTCCACCCTCACAAACCTGTTGCGGGCAGCCGATGGCCAATACGGGCTGTTCTGCGGAGGCCGCGCCCGTGGCCCGGCAATTCGTGGAAATGTTTGCGGGGTACGACGCGGTGGTATGTCCCTCAGGCAGCTGTGTTTCGATGGTTCGCAATCATTATGGGGACTATTTTGCTCCCGATGACGAGCAATTTACCCAGGTCCGCGACGCGACCTTCGAGCTATGCGAGTTCCTCGTCGATCGCTTGAACGTGCGCGAGATAGAGGGGCGATTCCCGCACAAGGTCAGCATTCACTCCAGCTGCCACGGGCTGCGGGAACTGCGTCTGGGGCCGTGCAGCGAGCAGCAAACACCTCGTGAGAATCGCCTACGGATCCTGCTCGAATCGCTCGCTGACGTGGAAATCATGCCGCTCACCAGAATCGACGAGTGCTGTGGTTTTGGCGGCACCTTCGCGGTCACTGAACGCGAGACCAGCGTGGCGATGGGAGTCGATCGGGTCCAAGACCACATCGCTGCCGGCAGTGAAGTTATGATTGCAGGAGACATGAGTTGCCTGATGCACATGCAGGGGCTCATCAGCCGCCGAAAAATGCCGCTGCGAGTCATGCACATCGCCCAAGCCCTCGCCGGCCGCGAGTTAGCCCCCAGCCCCTAG